One Actinoplanes missouriensis 431 DNA segment encodes these proteins:
- a CDS encoding 4'-phosphopantetheinyl transferase family protein, giving the protein MLEKLLPSAACVAEAFSDDPSEPAFPGEEDLLATAVPGRRREFLTARRCAREALELLGHPPVAIRPGPRREPLWPDGVAGSITHCLGYRAAAVARRADVASIGIDAEPHAPLPPRVLPAVTTAGDRDRLAELGRAGPDVHWDRLLFSAKESIYKAWYPLTGRWLGFEDAELTIDPVERTFTGRILIDAPFDDMHGRFLIENGLVVTAVCHFG; this is encoded by the coding sequence GTGCTCGAGAAGTTGCTGCCGTCTGCGGCGTGTGTCGCCGAGGCGTTCTCCGACGATCCGAGCGAGCCGGCCTTCCCCGGTGAGGAGGACCTGCTGGCCACCGCGGTGCCGGGCCGGCGCCGCGAGTTCCTCACCGCCCGCCGCTGCGCCCGCGAGGCGCTGGAACTGCTCGGGCATCCGCCGGTGGCGATCCGGCCCGGTCCGCGGCGCGAGCCCCTCTGGCCGGACGGCGTGGCCGGCAGCATCACGCACTGCCTCGGGTACCGGGCCGCCGCGGTGGCCCGCCGCGCCGACGTGGCGAGCATCGGCATCGACGCGGAACCGCACGCCCCGCTCCCGCCGCGGGTCCTGCCGGCGGTGACCACGGCCGGTGACCGGGACCGGCTGGCCGAACTGGGCCGGGCCGGCCCGGACGTGCACTGGGACCGGCTGCTCTTCAGCGCCAAGGAGTCGATCTACAAGGCGTGGTACCCGCTGACCGGCCGCTGGCTGGGCTTCGAGGACGCGGAGCTGACCATCGATCCGGTCGAGCGCACGTTCACCGGGCGCATCCTGATCGACGCGCCGTTCGACGATATGCACGGCCGTTTCCTGATCGAGAACGGTCTCGTGGTCACCGCCGTCTGTCACTTCGGCTGA
- a CDS encoding RICIN domain-containing protein → MRRLVAPIDERGSMPMAMVVMIVGVSLSALLTTMVLGRIQSGVTSSRQLLALHAAQAGLDVALAHVRGAVSTDDEGEESGDRTLLPCDPMAGAVGAGNAGTYRVEARYYLIDPQGKSDTWRSENMISCPSGGAPQEVPAYARFTAVGTYADKDGTVKRKLKGTYILHTTNANIYGGLVHSNGSVDLCIAAESGDPAVGSAVTMQPCKYGAVAQTWAYDNLLKFVLISSQKPARPSGMCLDAGTQDTGTAVVMQPCQDTKPSLYRQQWSFNDNSQLVGAKLADGSDVSGNCFRRTPDNTVGAGIVIATSSCSSWAPDSAVGAGMANSPTGGQAIGQLVNYAQFGRCLDATNKKPDWPHMIAWPCKQNPNSANVTWNQRYTLPALDSAKEGRANNYASGPITTTVPATKTEPAATYCLESPGSVAVGQYVRTLACTGSTLRQTWTVYGQTDRYATSYQIVDGSGKYCLQPRSQSASPTDYFNATNQVAKIYVGVCDGSTLQKWNADKNVIAALALKDVDEDESPND, encoded by the coding sequence ATGCGCAGACTCGTCGCGCCGATCGACGAGCGCGGCTCGATGCCGATGGCGATGGTGGTGATGATCGTCGGGGTCAGCTTGAGCGCGCTGCTCACCACCATGGTGCTCGGCCGGATCCAGAGCGGTGTCACGTCCAGCCGGCAGCTGCTCGCCCTGCACGCGGCGCAGGCCGGTCTCGACGTGGCGCTGGCTCATGTCCGGGGCGCGGTGTCGACGGACGACGAGGGCGAGGAGAGCGGCGACCGTACGCTGCTGCCCTGCGATCCGATGGCCGGGGCGGTCGGGGCCGGCAACGCCGGGACCTATCGGGTGGAGGCGCGGTACTACCTGATCGACCCGCAGGGCAAGTCCGACACCTGGCGGTCCGAGAACATGATCTCCTGCCCGTCCGGTGGTGCGCCGCAGGAGGTACCGGCGTATGCCCGGTTCACGGCGGTGGGCACCTACGCCGACAAGGACGGCACGGTCAAGCGGAAGCTGAAGGGGACGTACATTCTGCACACCACGAACGCCAACATCTACGGCGGTCTGGTGCACTCCAACGGCTCGGTGGACCTCTGCATCGCGGCCGAGTCCGGGGACCCGGCGGTGGGCAGCGCGGTGACCATGCAGCCGTGCAAGTACGGCGCCGTGGCGCAGACCTGGGCGTACGACAACCTGCTGAAGTTCGTGCTGATCTCGTCGCAGAAGCCGGCCCGGCCGTCCGGCATGTGCCTGGACGCCGGCACCCAGGACACGGGCACCGCCGTGGTGATGCAGCCGTGCCAGGACACCAAGCCGTCGCTGTACCGACAGCAGTGGAGCTTCAACGACAACTCGCAGCTGGTCGGCGCGAAACTCGCGGACGGGTCGGACGTGTCCGGCAACTGCTTCCGGCGTACGCCGGACAACACCGTCGGGGCGGGCATCGTGATCGCCACGTCGAGTTGCTCCAGCTGGGCGCCGGACAGCGCGGTCGGCGCCGGCATGGCCAACTCGCCGACCGGCGGGCAGGCGATCGGGCAGCTGGTGAACTACGCCCAGTTCGGCCGCTGCCTGGACGCCACCAACAAGAAGCCGGACTGGCCGCACATGATCGCCTGGCCGTGCAAGCAGAACCCGAACTCGGCGAACGTCACCTGGAACCAGCGGTACACGCTGCCGGCGCTCGACTCGGCCAAGGAGGGCAGGGCGAACAACTACGCCAGCGGCCCCATCACCACCACCGTCCCTGCCACCAAGACGGAACCCGCCGCCACGTACTGTCTGGAGAGTCCGGGCTCGGTCGCGGTCGGCCAGTACGTCCGCACTCTGGCCTGCACCGGCAGCACGCTTCGCCAGACGTGGACCGTTTACGGTCAGACCGATCGCTACGCGACCAGTTACCAGATCGTCGACGGCTCCGGGAAGTACTGCCTCCAGCCGCGCAGCCAGTCGGCATCGCCCACCGACTACTTCAACGCCACCAACCAGGTCGCCAAGATCTATGTCGGGGTGTGCGACGGCTCGACCCTGCAGAAGTGGAACGCCGACAAGAACGTGATCGCGGCGCTCGCCCTCAAGGACGTCGACGAGGACGAGTCGCCGAACGACTGA
- a CDS encoding nSTAND1 domain-containing NTPase, which yields MRGSGRPPRAARGGLPGAPCADFYPTCAGLPPLAAVLAAGHLVLGPLSAAAIRRAVVEPAEHAGLSVEPALPDHLLHDLGEGHQDGYEPGALPLLAHALRTTWDRRGPISRSDRRR from the coding sequence ATCCGGGGCTCGGGACGCCCGCCGCGCGCTGCACGAGGAGGCCTCCCGGGTGCTCCGTGCGCCGACTTCTATCCGACCTGCGCCGGGCTCCCGCCGCTGGCGGCCGTGCTCGCCGCGGGACACCTGGTGCTCGGCCCGCTGAGCGCCGCGGCGATCCGACGGGCCGTGGTCGAGCCGGCCGAGCACGCCGGCCTCAGCGTCGAGCCGGCCCTGCCCGACCACCTCCTGCACGACCTGGGCGAGGGTCACCAGGACGGCTATGAGCCGGGAGCGCTGCCGCTGCTCGCGCACGCGCTGCGGACCACCTGGGACCGGCGGGGGCCGATCAGCCGAAGTGACAGACGGCGGTGA
- a CDS encoding ArnT family glycosyltransferase, with protein MANAVSDTAPTESADPTERIDIVGRRPIAWWPVGLIAAASTLLLLITASRYDYHRDELYFRMLGAHPQWGYADQPPFTPLLARLGIEIFGDTVWAMRVPFAIILGLTVVLTAMIAREAGGGQTAQTIAAAGVVSVFPLTAAHVGSTAAPDLLVWLGVIFFVMRALLHGRERAWLAAGVTAGLGLYNKHLVVLLLAALAAGLLIAGPRHVFRSRWLSSGVAAAVLVGLPNLIYQVVNGFPQADMAAAIAANKGDESRVMLLPFQLALLILPPVWMAGLVAAFRDRRLRCLALAYPILLILVLVSAGQPYYPLGLLLALFAIGAAPVERWMAGRRWRLIAVGASIPVFAMLSIVSSLPVIPEDDLGGSFVASANTTVADQIGWRDYVWQIGTVYAGLSATDQSRAVLFTGNYGEAGALDRYGRSLGLPEVYSGHNELHKYGPPPDGKTVVLAVMQAPPRQFGDCVAKARLTNAAGVENEELDAQVYVCRLIEPWSRIWPSVQHYD; from the coding sequence GTGGCGAACGCCGTAAGCGACACTGCCCCTACGGAAAGTGCCGACCCCACCGAGCGTATCGACATCGTCGGGCGTCGACCTATCGCCTGGTGGCCGGTCGGTCTGATCGCGGCAGCCTCGACGCTGCTGCTCCTGATCACCGCGAGCCGGTACGACTACCACCGCGACGAGCTCTACTTCCGGATGCTCGGCGCCCATCCTCAGTGGGGATACGCCGACCAGCCGCCGTTCACCCCGCTGCTCGCCCGCCTCGGCATCGAGATCTTCGGGGACACGGTGTGGGCGATGCGGGTGCCCTTCGCGATCATTCTCGGCCTCACGGTCGTGCTGACCGCGATGATCGCCCGGGAGGCCGGCGGCGGGCAGACCGCCCAGACGATCGCCGCGGCCGGGGTGGTGAGCGTCTTCCCGCTCACCGCCGCGCACGTCGGCTCCACCGCCGCGCCCGACCTGCTGGTCTGGCTCGGCGTGATCTTCTTCGTGATGCGGGCGCTCCTGCACGGCCGGGAACGGGCCTGGCTCGCGGCCGGCGTGACGGCCGGGCTCGGCCTCTACAACAAGCACCTCGTCGTGCTCCTGCTGGCCGCGCTCGCCGCGGGACTGCTGATCGCCGGTCCTCGGCACGTGTTCCGATCCCGCTGGCTCTCCTCCGGCGTCGCCGCTGCCGTGCTGGTCGGCCTGCCGAACCTGATCTACCAGGTGGTGAACGGGTTCCCGCAGGCCGACATGGCCGCCGCCATCGCCGCGAACAAGGGCGACGAGTCGCGGGTCATGCTGCTCCCGTTCCAGCTCGCGCTGCTCATCCTGCCGCCGGTGTGGATGGCCGGCCTCGTCGCGGCTTTCCGGGACCGGCGGCTGCGGTGCCTCGCGCTCGCGTACCCGATCCTGCTGATCCTCGTGCTGGTGAGCGCGGGCCAGCCGTACTATCCGCTCGGCCTGCTGCTGGCGCTCTTCGCGATCGGGGCGGCGCCCGTCGAGCGGTGGATGGCCGGCCGGCGGTGGCGGCTGATCGCCGTCGGGGCGAGCATCCCGGTCTTCGCGATGCTGTCGATCGTCTCGTCGCTCCCGGTCATCCCCGAGGACGATCTGGGTGGCAGCTTCGTGGCCTCGGCGAACACCACGGTCGCCGATCAGATCGGCTGGCGTGACTACGTCTGGCAGATCGGCACCGTCTACGCCGGGCTCTCCGCCACCGATCAGAGCCGGGCGGTGCTGTTCACCGGGAACTACGGCGAGGCGGGGGCGCTCGACAGGTACGGGCGGTCGCTCGGCCTGCCGGAGGTCTACAGCGGGCACAACGAGCTGCACAAGTACGGCCCGCCGCCGGATGGGAAGACCGTGGTGCTCGCGGTCATGCAGGCTCCGCCCCGGCAGTTCGGCGACTGCGTGGCCAAGGCGCGGCTGACGAACGCGGCAGGGGTGGAGAACGAGGAACTCGACGCCCAGGTGTACGTCTGCCGCCTCATCGAGCCGTGGAGCCGGATCTGGCCGTCGGTCCAGCACTACGACTGA
- a CDS encoding SigE family RNA polymerase sigma factor encodes MRDDAFRAYFERHHASLSRLAFLMTGESDVADDLAADALTECWRHWDRVTAADDPAAYGHGILMNLARNWVRRRGRERLLSFESLRRTRESDVSAVLDVRGALRRLPHRRRACVVLRYAFDLPEREVATILGISVGAVKSATSRGAKQLADLLGDGGVARIDGWEAAR; translated from the coding sequence ATGCGTGACGACGCGTTCCGCGCGTATTTCGAGCGGCACCACGCCTCGCTGTCACGTCTCGCGTTCCTGATGACCGGGGAGTCCGACGTCGCCGACGATCTGGCGGCGGACGCGCTCACCGAGTGCTGGCGGCACTGGGACCGGGTCACGGCGGCCGACGATCCGGCGGCCTACGGGCACGGCATCCTGATGAACCTGGCCCGCAACTGGGTCCGCCGCCGGGGCCGGGAGCGTCTGTTGTCGTTCGAGTCGTTACGGCGTACCCGGGAAAGTGATGTCTCCGCCGTGCTGGACGTGCGCGGCGCCCTGCGCCGGCTTCCGCACCGCCGGCGCGCGTGCGTGGTGCTGCGGTACGCGTTCGACCTGCCGGAACGCGAGGTCGCCACGATCCTCGGGATCTCGGTCGGCGCGGTGAAGAGCGCCACGTCGCGCGGCGCGAAGCAACTCGCCGACCTGCTCGGTGACGGCGGCGTGGCACGGATCGACGGCTGGGAGGCGGCGCGATGA
- a CDS encoding CynX/NimT family MFS transporter yields the protein MALREKQAVSRRQGRLFLLTALLLAAVNLRLAVTSVGPVLTELRVGLGMSTTVAGLLTSVPVVCFAAIGLAAPRLARRFGAARVIFGGLVLLTLGLAARPYAGDSAVFLLLSAVALAGIALVNVLLPSVVKDRFPDQVGTVTGLYTVALNIGATTAAAATVPLTGAFGDDWRLGLACWALAAMVALPPWLLLARDRTETRNHDHNQIPVRVSRHPVAWALAVYFGMQSTAAYVIIGWLPQIYRDAGISAGTAGVLFATTSFLGVPLGFALSALAGRIRSQSMIALSLGLFGIAGWAGLLWSPTAAPWLWAVLLGVANTAFPLVLTMIALRGSHPGTVVKLSAFAQGIGYLIAIPGPFVIGALHDATDGWRAPLAVMLALTIPQIIAGVYAGRDRQI from the coding sequence GTGGCATTACGGGAAAAGCAGGCGGTCTCGCGCCGCCAGGGCCGGCTGTTTCTACTGACCGCGCTGTTGCTGGCGGCGGTGAACCTACGGCTCGCCGTCACCAGCGTGGGGCCGGTGCTGACCGAGCTCCGGGTCGGTCTCGGCATGTCGACGACGGTGGCGGGACTGCTCACCTCCGTACCCGTGGTGTGTTTTGCCGCAATCGGCCTGGCGGCGCCACGCCTGGCCCGGCGCTTCGGCGCGGCTCGCGTGATCTTCGGCGGCCTGGTGCTGCTCACCCTCGGTCTCGCGGCCCGGCCCTACGCCGGCGACTCGGCGGTGTTCCTGCTGCTCAGCGCGGTGGCCCTGGCCGGGATCGCGCTGGTCAACGTGCTGCTGCCGTCGGTGGTGAAGGACCGCTTCCCGGATCAGGTCGGCACCGTCACCGGCCTGTACACGGTCGCGCTGAACATCGGCGCGACCACGGCCGCCGCCGCGACGGTCCCGCTGACCGGCGCGTTCGGCGACGACTGGCGTCTCGGACTGGCCTGCTGGGCCCTCGCCGCGATGGTCGCGCTCCCGCCGTGGCTGCTGCTCGCCCGCGACCGGACCGAAACCCGCAATCACGATCACAACCAGATTCCGGTACGGGTGAGCCGGCACCCGGTCGCCTGGGCGCTCGCCGTGTACTTCGGCATGCAGTCCACCGCCGCCTACGTGATCATCGGCTGGCTCCCGCAGATCTACCGGGACGCCGGGATCTCGGCCGGGACGGCCGGTGTCCTCTTCGCGACCACCTCGTTCCTCGGGGTGCCGCTCGGCTTCGCCCTCTCCGCGCTGGCCGGCCGGATCCGCAGCCAGAGCATGATCGCGCTGAGCCTCGGCCTCTTCGGCATCGCCGGCTGGGCCGGTCTGCTCTGGTCGCCGACCGCGGCGCCGTGGCTGTGGGCGGTGCTGCTCGGCGTCGCGAACACCGCGTTCCCGCTGGTGCTCACGATGATCGCGCTGCGCGGCTCGCACCCGGGGACCGTGGTGAAGCTGTCCGCGTTCGCCCAGGGCATCGGCTACCTGATCGCCATCCCGGGCCCGTTCGTGATCGGTGCCCTGCACGACGCGACCGACGGCTGGCGGGCGCCGCTGGCGGTGATGCTGGCTCTGACGATCCCCCAGATCATCGCCGGCGTCTACGCAGGCCGGGACCGCCAGATCTGA
- a CDS encoding putative Ig domain-containing protein, giving the protein MRGERADDGFTMIETIISIAVISIVMLSLTQYFTQTMRINNYQGDRLAAIEVANSAMERVRGLKVAAIVSGRDQASVAYQWDPARGLIDPVAGLLDQSTMVYDTGATDQADVAAQAAYADKPAGAALPTTWTVVTVDGLPYQQHFYVGACERLPGVSGDCVKSAGSGRTIPFYRVIIAVTWKGNTCTDGACSYVTSSLIGSETEEPIFNTNEGATALDIADPGTPVNDVSVPMSKTFTAEGGGGGYVWTVSTLPTGLTLDSTTGTVSGTPTTVKSTTSIRLTVTDAYDQQDYVTLTWVIRALPTLNKINAVTTTGGVAASVPFTANNGASPYAWTVTGLPAGVTLTGASTANASTAATLTSTNTVTGTPTAVGVHTVSVTVTDAYGQTAAQSFTWTVPALSITTSSFTTVPAGTAISAVTLVAAGGIQPYTSWTATGLPTGLTLNGTTGVISGTPTVAKNYQVTLTVTDTAKSTVSSAKAISWKIS; this is encoded by the coding sequence ATGCGCGGCGAACGGGCCGACGACGGCTTCACCATGATCGAGACGATCATCTCGATCGCCGTGATCTCGATCGTCATGCTCTCGCTCACCCAGTACTTCACGCAGACCATGCGGATCAACAACTACCAGGGTGACCGGCTGGCCGCGATCGAGGTCGCCAACAGCGCCATGGAACGGGTCCGCGGGCTCAAGGTCGCGGCCATCGTGAGCGGCCGGGACCAGGCGAGCGTCGCGTACCAGTGGGATCCGGCCCGTGGCCTGATCGATCCGGTCGCGGGCCTGCTCGATCAGTCGACCATGGTCTACGACACGGGTGCCACGGACCAGGCCGACGTCGCGGCGCAGGCGGCGTACGCCGACAAGCCGGCCGGCGCCGCGCTGCCCACCACCTGGACCGTCGTCACCGTCGACGGGCTGCCCTACCAGCAGCACTTCTACGTCGGGGCGTGCGAGCGGCTGCCCGGGGTGAGCGGCGACTGCGTGAAGAGCGCCGGGAGCGGGCGGACCATCCCGTTCTACCGGGTGATCATCGCGGTGACCTGGAAGGGGAACACCTGCACCGACGGCGCCTGCTCGTACGTCACCTCGTCGCTGATCGGCAGCGAGACCGAGGAGCCGATCTTCAACACCAACGAGGGCGCCACCGCGCTGGACATCGCCGACCCCGGCACGCCCGTCAACGACGTGTCGGTGCCGATGTCGAAGACCTTCACGGCCGAGGGCGGAGGCGGTGGGTACGTCTGGACGGTGAGCACCCTGCCCACCGGTCTCACCCTGGACTCCACCACCGGAACCGTCAGCGGCACACCGACCACGGTGAAGAGCACCACCTCGATCCGGCTGACCGTCACCGACGCGTACGACCAGCAGGACTACGTCACGCTGACCTGGGTGATCCGGGCCCTGCCGACGCTTAACAAGATCAATGCGGTGACCACCACGGGCGGTGTCGCGGCCTCGGTGCCGTTCACGGCGAACAACGGGGCTTCCCCGTACGCCTGGACCGTCACCGGTCTGCCGGCCGGTGTCACGCTGACCGGCGCCAGCACCGCCAACGCCAGCACGGCGGCGACCCTGACCAGCACGAACACCGTCACGGGTACGCCGACGGCGGTGGGGGTCCACACCGTCAGCGTGACGGTGACCGACGCGTACGGGCAGACCGCCGCACAGTCGTTCACCTGGACCGTGCCGGCGCTCTCGATCACCACCAGCTCGTTCACGACCGTGCCGGCGGGCACCGCGATCTCTGCGGTGACGCTTGTCGCGGCCGGGGGCATTCAGCCGTACACGTCGTGGACCGCGACCGGGCTGCCGACCGGGCTGACGCTGAACGGCACGACCGGGGTGATCAGTGGGACGCCGACGGTGGCGAAGAACTACCAGGTGACGCTCACCGTGACGGATACCGCGAAGAGCACGGTGAGCAGCGCTAAAGCGATTTCCTGGAAGATTTCATGA
- a CDS encoding type II secretion system protein codes for MKFRDESGVTLIELVVSMSIMLIMMAMVTGGIVEIYRSVGRTDAETEAQTQITAAYSRLDKEVRYARGVSKPATLDGDYYVEYQVDLDEVTTCVQLRVDTGVAELQRRTWVSGTDPPSPTAWTTLASNVTATTPFTVSAVDIESLTGYRYQRLRLLATVTVGSGPSASSRVTDVTFTALNATNPKNTENTCTEGRGV; via the coding sequence ATGAAATTTCGGGATGAATCGGGTGTGACGCTCATCGAACTCGTCGTCTCCATGTCCATCATGCTGATCATGATGGCGATGGTCACCGGCGGGATCGTGGAAATCTACCGCTCGGTCGGCCGCACCGACGCCGAGACCGAGGCGCAGACCCAGATCACCGCGGCGTACTCCCGCCTCGACAAGGAGGTCCGGTACGCCCGCGGCGTCAGCAAACCGGCCACCCTCGACGGCGACTACTACGTGGAGTACCAGGTCGACCTGGACGAGGTCACCACCTGCGTCCAGCTGCGGGTCGACACCGGCGTGGCCGAGCTGCAGCGGCGCACCTGGGTCAGCGGCACCGACCCGCCGTCGCCGACCGCCTGGACCACCCTGGCGAGCAACGTCACGGCCACCACGCCGTTCACCGTGAGCGCGGTCGACATCGAGTCGCTGACCGGATATCGCTACCAGCGCCTGCGGTTGCTGGCGACCGTGACGGTCGGCTCCGGGCCGAGCGCGTCCAGCCGGGTCACCGACGTCACGTTCACCGCGCTCAACGCGACGAACCCGAAGAACACCGAGAACACCTGTACCGAAGGCCGGGGAGTGTAG
- a CDS encoding glycogen/starch/alpha-glucan phosphorylase, giving the protein MDLRQGIGLRKLGRTVDEFQQDLLSNLYFRRGTTVESASMRDAYETLSLTVRDHLAERRARTAAAHYASNPRWVYYLSAEYLLGAQLEQNLLYSGTGEIAAQAVKSFGLTLEEIEELDVEPGLGNGGLGRLAACLVDAMATRDIPAVGYGIRYDFGIFKQSLAAGGQAEGPDDWAFQGNPWEFPAPDDRQTVGFYGHTEPVPGSSTRKVWVPGEIVLGEPSHMLVPGYGTDTVNIVRLWRARGSEASFDLSRFSAGQYAEAVQEAVRAENISKVLYPDDSTELGRELRLKQQYFLVSCSLRDIIRRFRLRNEGWDDFPEKTVIQLNDTHPTIAIPELMRLLVDEYELDWDRAWSITRRTFAYTCHTLLPEALETWPVHVFERLLPRHLEIIYLINMLFLREVEERFPGDVARVSRMSIIGEHPERRVRMANLAVVGTEAVNGVAELHSKLLRETVLNDFADLWPAKFQNVTNGISPRRFVKLANPRLSDLITEGLGDDGWLMDLERLAELGSLAGDASFLERWRAIKRANKVDLAVGDPDSLTDVMIKRFHEYKRQQLKLLHIITLYHRIRANPGGDWVPRTVLFAGKAAPAYHAAKNIIRLINAVGATIAADPIVSPYLKVVFAENYNVSLAERIVPAADLSEQISLAGKEASGTGNMKLALNGALTIGTLDGANIEIRARVGEENFFLFGLDAFQAAELQIAGYRPWEHYERDPELREALDAINAGLFGGVGHDVADSLLGRDEYLTLADYRAYVDCQDEVERAWRDQDRWTRMSVMNTANSGFFSADRTVADYAARIWRVAPVPVAKDH; this is encoded by the coding sequence ATGGATCTTCGACAGGGCATCGGTCTCCGCAAACTGGGCAGGACCGTCGATGAGTTCCAGCAGGACCTGTTGAGCAACCTCTACTTCCGGCGCGGCACCACGGTCGAGTCGGCGAGCATGCGGGACGCCTACGAGACGCTCTCGCTGACCGTTCGGGATCATCTCGCCGAGCGGCGGGCGCGGACCGCGGCAGCCCACTACGCCAGCAACCCCCGCTGGGTCTACTACCTCTCCGCGGAATACCTGCTCGGCGCTCAGCTGGAGCAGAACCTGCTGTACTCCGGCACCGGGGAGATCGCCGCCCAGGCGGTCAAGTCGTTCGGGCTCACGCTGGAGGAGATCGAGGAGCTCGACGTCGAGCCCGGTCTCGGCAACGGCGGCCTGGGGCGGCTCGCGGCCTGTCTCGTGGACGCGATGGCGACCCGGGACATCCCGGCGGTCGGCTACGGCATCCGCTACGACTTCGGCATCTTCAAGCAGTCGCTCGCCGCCGGTGGGCAGGCGGAGGGCCCGGACGACTGGGCCTTCCAGGGCAATCCGTGGGAGTTCCCGGCGCCGGACGACAGGCAGACCGTCGGCTTCTACGGGCACACCGAGCCGGTGCCGGGATCGTCGACCCGCAAGGTGTGGGTGCCCGGTGAGATCGTGCTCGGCGAGCCCAGCCACATGCTGGTCCCGGGGTACGGCACCGACACCGTGAACATCGTGCGGCTCTGGCGGGCCCGGGGCAGCGAGGCCTCGTTCGACCTGAGCCGGTTCTCCGCGGGGCAGTACGCCGAGGCCGTGCAGGAGGCGGTCCGCGCCGAGAACATCAGCAAGGTCCTCTACCCGGACGACAGCACCGAGCTGGGTCGCGAACTGCGGCTCAAGCAGCAGTATTTCCTGGTCTCCTGCTCGCTGCGGGACATCATCCGGCGGTTCCGGCTGCGCAACGAGGGCTGGGACGACTTCCCGGAGAAGACCGTCATCCAGCTCAACGACACGCACCCGACGATCGCGATCCCGGAGCTGATGCGGCTGCTGGTGGACGAGTACGAGCTGGACTGGGACCGGGCCTGGTCGATCACCCGGCGCACGTTCGCGTACACCTGCCACACGCTGCTGCCGGAGGCCCTGGAGACCTGGCCGGTGCACGTCTTCGAGCGGCTGCTCCCCCGCCACCTGGAGATCATCTATCTGATCAACATGCTGTTCCTGCGCGAGGTCGAGGAGCGCTTCCCCGGCGACGTCGCCCGGGTGAGCCGGATGTCGATCATCGGCGAGCACCCGGAGCGCCGGGTGCGGATGGCGAACCTCGCCGTGGTCGGCACCGAGGCGGTCAACGGCGTCGCCGAGCTGCACTCGAAACTGCTGCGGGAGACCGTGCTCAACGACTTCGCGGACCTGTGGCCGGCGAAATTCCAGAACGTCACGAACGGCATCTCGCCCCGCCGGTTCGTCAAGCTGGCGAACCCCCGGCTCTCCGACCTGATCACCGAGGGGCTCGGCGACGACGGCTGGCTGATGGACCTGGAACGGCTGGCCGAGCTGGGCTCGCTGGCCGGTGACGCGTCGTTCCTGGAGCGCTGGCGGGCGATCAAGCGGGCCAACAAGGTCGACCTGGCCGTCGGCGACCCGGACTCGCTCACCGACGTCATGATCAAGCGGTTCCACGAGTACAAGCGCCAGCAGCTCAAACTGCTGCACATCATCACGCTCTACCACCGGATCCGGGCCAATCCGGGGGGTGACTGGGTGCCGCGGACCGTACTGTTCGCCGGCAAGGCGGCGCCCGCCTACCACGCGGCCAAGAACATCATCCGGCTGATCAACGCGGTCGGCGCCACGATCGCGGCGGACCCGATCGTCTCGCCGTACCTGAAGGTGGTCTTCGCCGAGAACTACAACGTCAGCCTCGCCGAGCGGATCGTCCCGGCCGCCGACCTGAGCGAGCAGATCTCGCTGGCCGGCAAGGAGGCGTCCGGCACCGGCAACATGAAGCTGGCCCTCAACGGCGCGCTCACCATCGGCACGCTGGACGGCGCGAACATCGAGATCCGGGCCCGGGTCGGTGAGGAGAACTTCTTCCTCTTCGGACTCGACGCGTTCCAGGCCGCCGAGTTGCAGATCGCCGGGTACCGCCCGTGGGAGCACTACGAGCGCGACCCGGAGCTGCGCGAGGCCCTCGACGCGATCAACGCGGGCCTCTTCGGCGGCGTCGGCCACGACGTGGCGGACTCCCTGCTCGGCCGCGACGAGTACCTCACGCTCGCCGACTACCGCGCCTACGTCGACTGCCAGGACGAGGTCGAACGCGCCTGGCGCGACCAGGACCGCTGGACCCGGATGTCCGTGATGAACACCGCGAACAGCGGCTTCTTCTCCGCCGACCGCACGGTGGCCGACTACGCCGCCCGCATCTGGCGGGTCGCCCCGGTCCCGGTCGCCAAGGACCACTGA